CTTGTCCCAGATCCCCAGGTTTGTGTTGATGTAGTTAAGTGCTCTTTTGTCGGACAAAAAATATCCCTTAACGGAGTTGAACTCCTTTAGTCTTTTGCTGATACTCTCCATTTTCCATCAGGATGAAGTATGCACTCTATATTCACCGAAGTTTTCCAACGGGATTTGTAAAGCTTGCATGGATGAACCGTTTTTATCCTGGATGGAATTTGGGGTATGAGAGTTAATCCCATCTGGGAAGGATCCATTGTTTCCTTCGCAATCACATCCCTCACATCCACAATCGCATTCACGATCTTCGTTGTTTTTTGTTTCGTCTAGTGATTTACTACTGGTATCCCCAAGGCTACTCAAAGATGCTTCCCACTCCTGCTTGTACTTTGATAGTGATTTCCCTGTGTATTTTTTGAACTGACCAGATAGATAATGAATACTGCTGTACCCAACATTAACTGCAATTTGGCTGAGGTTAAGTTTACCTTGTTTGACCAACTCCTTTACTTTGTTAGTCCTAAGTTCAATAAAGTATTGTTCTATCGTCTCTCCTTTGTATTGACTATAGATTTTACTGAGTTGATGGTAGTTTCGGGCCAGTTGTTGTGAAATGTATTGCGACAACTTAAGCTTATGGCTTAATAGACTTATGTTATCCATATAGTCGTGAATGGCCTTATTTATTTCTGTAACTATTACTTCATTG
The sequence above is drawn from the Reichenbachiella sp. genome and encodes:
- a CDS encoding helix-turn-helix domain-containing protein; the encoded protein is MKTFTIQIKNMVCPRCIHVVKQILTDLGIQYNEVELGYAVLGAGQVLNLQTVNQRLEALDLGLVRDTNEVIVTEINKAIHDYMDNISLLSHKLKLSQYISQQLARNYHQLSKIYSQYKGETIEQYFIELRTNKVKELVKQGKLNLSQIAVNVGYSSIHYLSGQFKKYTGKSLSKYKQEWEASLSSLGDTSSKSLDETKNNEDRECDCGCEGCDCEGNNGSFPDGINSHTPNSIQDKNGSSMQALQIPLENFGEYRVHTSS